Proteins found in one Pyrus communis chromosome 15, drPyrComm1.1, whole genome shotgun sequence genomic segment:
- the LOC137717476 gene encoding serine carboxypeptidase-like 45 yields the protein MQPQRGSIVVVAAVFATVIQAFSTENSLQEADKITRLPGQPQVNFQQYAGYVTVDEKQGRSLFYYFVEAQTDPASKPLVLWLNGGPGCSSVGGAFIAHGPFQPSGDILLKNDFSWNREANMLYLESPAGVGFSYSANKSFYGFVNDDITARDNLEFLRRWFHEFPEYKNRDLFITGQSYAGHYVPQLAQLIIQSKLKFNLKAVAIGNPLLEFNTDANSPAEYWWSHGLISDATFENLTSVCNSSEIFRQEVIRGGPLSPACDAVANQFEREVPGHLINQYDVTLDVCLSSVEAQSSQLRKTVKIDVCIGDEIVTYLNRPDVQEALHARVTNWTFCSNGGVLEYDMKDHEIPMLPVLGDLVKSGIRVLIYSGDQDSIIPLTSTRTLVNGLAKDLGLQTNVPYRVWVQEKQVAGWTQVYGDTLSYATIRGAGHEAPISQPERSLLLFTSFLRGKPLPKALSTN from the exons atgcaGCCTCAACGAGGGAGTATCGTCGTCGTCGCCGCAGTCTTTGCAACTGTCATCCAAGCGTTTTCCACGGAAAACTCCCTCCAAGAAGCTGATAAAATCACAAGGTTGCCTGGTCAACCACAAGTCAACTTCCAGCAATATGCAGGATATGTAACTGTGGATGAAAAGCAAGGGAGATCACTTTTTTACTACTTTGTTGAAGCACAAACTGATCCTGCTTCAAAGCCTCTTGTTCTTTGGCTCAATGGAG GTCCTGGTTGCTCATCTGTTGGAGGAGCTTTCATCGCGCACGGACCTTTTCAACCAAGCGGAGACATTTTACTCAAGAACGATTTTAGTTGGAATAGag AAGCAAATATGCTATACTTGGAGTCACCTGCAGGAGTAGGCTTCTCCTACTCAGCAAACAAATCATTCTATGGCTTCGTGAACGACGATATCACAG CACGAGATAATCTCGAGTTCCTTCGGCGCTGGTTCCACGAATTCCCTGAGTATAAAAATAGGGATTTGTTTATCACAGGACAGAGCTATGCAG GCCACTATGTTCCCCAGCTTGCACAACTCATTATCCAATCAAAACTGAAGTTCAATCTGAAAGCAGTAGCA ATTGGCAATCCTCTTCTCGAATTCAATACTGATGCCAACTCACCAGCAGAGTACTGGTGGTCTCATGGATTAATATCAGATGCGACCTTCGAAAATTTGACTTCAGTCTGCAACTCTTCTGAAATTTTTAGACAGGAGGTAATTCGTGGTGGTCCACTTAGCCCTGCTTGTGATGCAGTAGCGAACCAATTTGAAAGAGAAGTCCCTGGACATTTGATCAACCAATATGACGTTACTCTCGATGTCTGTTTATCATCCGTCGAAGCTCAATCTTCCCAACTG CGAAAAACAGTGAAGATAGATGTCTGTATCGGAGATGAAATAGTTACATACTTAAACCGACCAGATGTACAGGAGGCGCTTCATGCCCGAGTCACAAATTGGACATTTTGCAGCAA CGGAGGTGTCCTTGAGTATGACATGAAAGACCATGAAATACCGATGCTTCCAGTTTTAGGTGACCTTGTCAAGTCTGGAATTCGGGTTTTGATTTACAG TGGAGATCAAGATTCTATTATTCCACTAACGAGTACACGGACACTGGTGAACGGATTGGCAAAGGACTTGGGGCTACAAACGAATGTGCCTTACAGAGTCTGGGTTCAAGAAAAACAG gTTGCTGGATGGACACAAGTATACGGTGACACTTTATCTTACGCTACCATAAGAGGAGCAGGCCATGAAGCTCCAATTTCGCAGCCAGAGAGATCACTACTTCTGTTTACCTCATTTCTGAGAGGAAAGCCACTGCCAAAAGCCTTAAGTACTAACTGA
- the LOC137717452 gene encoding serine carboxypeptidase-like 45 isoform X1 encodes MMQLRRGSIVIVAAVFATVIQAFSTANSLQEVDKFTRLPSQPQVNFQQYAGYVTVDEKQERSLFYYFVEAQTNPASKPLVLWLNGGPGCSSVGVGAFNENGPFQPSGYILLKNDFSWNREANMLYLESPAGVGFSYSANKSFYGFVNDDITARDNIEFLQHWFDEFPAYKNRDFFITGESYAGHYVPQLAQLIIQSKLKFNLKAIAIGNPLLEFNSDNNAQAEYLWSHGLISDATFENLTSVCNNSEIIRQVRIRGGPLTPACDAVANQVESEDPGYLIDQYDVTHDVCLSSFKAQSFQLQKTAKIDVCIEDETVSYLNRPDVQEALHARVTNWTTCSNVLKYDMKNLEIPMLPVLGDLVKSGIRVLIYSGDQDSVIPLTSTRTLVSGLAKDLGLQTNVPYRVWFEEKQVAGWTQVYSDTLSYATIRGAGHEAPISQPERSLLLFTSFLTGKPLPKA; translated from the exons atgatgCAGCTTCGACGAGGGAGTATCGTCATCGTAGCCGCAGTCTTTGCAACTGTCATCCAAGCGTTTTCCACGGCAAACTCCCTCCAAGAAGTGGATAAATTCACAAGGTTGCCAAGTCAACCACAAGTCAACTTCCAGCAATATGCAGGATATGTAACTGTGGATGAAAAGCAAGAGAGATCTCTTTTTTACTACTTTGTTGAAGCACAAACTAATCCTGCTTCCAAGCCTCTTGTTCTTTGGCTCAATGGAG GTCCTGGTTGTTCATCTGTTGGAGTTGGAGCTTTCAACGAGAACGGACCTTTTCAACCAAGCGGATACATTTTACTCAAGAACGATTTTAGTTGGAATAGAG AAGCAAATATGCTGTACTTGGAGTCACCTGCAGGAGTTGGCTTTTCCTACTCAGCAAACAaatcattttatggcttcgtgaATGACGATATCACAG CACGAGATAATATCGAGTTCCTTCAGCACTGGTTCGACGAATTCCCCGCCTATAAAAATAGGGATTTCTTTATCACAGGAGAGAGCTATGCAG GCCATTATGTTCCACAGCTTGCACAACTCATTATCCAATCAAAACTGAAGTTCAATCTGAAAGCAATAGCA ATTGGCAATCCTCTTTTAGAATTCAATTCTGATAACAACGCACAAGCAGAGTACTTGTGGTCTCATGGATTAATATCAGATGCGACCTTTGAAAATTTGACTTCAGTCTGCAACAATTCTGAAATTATTAGACAGGTGAGAATTCGTGGTGGTCCACTTACCCCTGCTTGTGATGCAGTGGCGAACCAAGTTGAAAGTGAAGACCCTGGATATTTGATTGACCAATATGACGTTACTCACGATGTCTGTTTATCATCTTTTAAAGCTCAATCTTTCCAACTG CAAAAAACAGCGAAGATAGATGTCTGTATCGAAGATGAAACGGTTTCATACTTAAACCGACCAGATGTACAGGAGGCACTTCATGCCCGAGTCACAAATTGGACAACTTGCAGCAA TGTCCTCAAGTATGACATGAAAAACCTGGAAATACCGATGCTTCCAGTTTTAGGTGACCTTGTCAAGTCTGGAATTCGGGTTTTAATTTACAG TGGAGATCAAGATTCTGTTATTCCACTAACGAGTACACGGACACTGGTGAGCGGATTGGCAAAGGACTTGGGGCTACAAACGAATGTGCCTTACAGAGTCTGGTTTGAAGAAAAACAG GTTGCTGGATGGACGCAAGTATACAGTGACACCTTATCTTACGCTACCATAAGAGGAGCAGGCCATGAAGCTCCAATTTCGCAGCCAGAGAGATCACTACTTCTATTTACTTCATTTCTGACAGGAAAGCCATTGCCAAAAGCCTGA
- the LOC137717452 gene encoding serine carboxypeptidase-like 45 isoform X2, with protein MLRRGSIVIVAAVFATVIQAFSTANSLQEVDKFTRLPSQPQVNFQQYAGYVTVDEKQERSLFYYFVEAQTNPASKPLVLWLNGGPGCSSVGVGAFNENGPFQPSGYILLKNDFSWNREANMLYLESPAGVGFSYSANKSFYGFVNDDITARDNIEFLQHWFDEFPAYKNRDFFITGESYAGHYVPQLAQLIIQSKLKFNLKAIAIGNPLLEFNSDNNAQAEYLWSHGLISDATFENLTSVCNNSEIIRQVRIRGGPLTPACDAVANQVESEDPGYLIDQYDVTHDVCLSSFKAQSFQLQKTAKIDVCIEDETVSYLNRPDVQEALHARVTNWTTCSNVLKYDMKNLEIPMLPVLGDLVKSGIRVLIYSGDQDSVIPLTSTRTLVSGLAKDLGLQTNVPYRVWFEEKQVAGWTQVYSDTLSYATIRGAGHEAPISQPERSLLLFTSFLTGKPLPKA; from the exons ATG CTTCGACGAGGGAGTATCGTCATCGTAGCCGCAGTCTTTGCAACTGTCATCCAAGCGTTTTCCACGGCAAACTCCCTCCAAGAAGTGGATAAATTCACAAGGTTGCCAAGTCAACCACAAGTCAACTTCCAGCAATATGCAGGATATGTAACTGTGGATGAAAAGCAAGAGAGATCTCTTTTTTACTACTTTGTTGAAGCACAAACTAATCCTGCTTCCAAGCCTCTTGTTCTTTGGCTCAATGGAG GTCCTGGTTGTTCATCTGTTGGAGTTGGAGCTTTCAACGAGAACGGACCTTTTCAACCAAGCGGATACATTTTACTCAAGAACGATTTTAGTTGGAATAGAG AAGCAAATATGCTGTACTTGGAGTCACCTGCAGGAGTTGGCTTTTCCTACTCAGCAAACAaatcattttatggcttcgtgaATGACGATATCACAG CACGAGATAATATCGAGTTCCTTCAGCACTGGTTCGACGAATTCCCCGCCTATAAAAATAGGGATTTCTTTATCACAGGAGAGAGCTATGCAG GCCATTATGTTCCACAGCTTGCACAACTCATTATCCAATCAAAACTGAAGTTCAATCTGAAAGCAATAGCA ATTGGCAATCCTCTTTTAGAATTCAATTCTGATAACAACGCACAAGCAGAGTACTTGTGGTCTCATGGATTAATATCAGATGCGACCTTTGAAAATTTGACTTCAGTCTGCAACAATTCTGAAATTATTAGACAGGTGAGAATTCGTGGTGGTCCACTTACCCCTGCTTGTGATGCAGTGGCGAACCAAGTTGAAAGTGAAGACCCTGGATATTTGATTGACCAATATGACGTTACTCACGATGTCTGTTTATCATCTTTTAAAGCTCAATCTTTCCAACTG CAAAAAACAGCGAAGATAGATGTCTGTATCGAAGATGAAACGGTTTCATACTTAAACCGACCAGATGTACAGGAGGCACTTCATGCCCGAGTCACAAATTGGACAACTTGCAGCAA TGTCCTCAAGTATGACATGAAAAACCTGGAAATACCGATGCTTCCAGTTTTAGGTGACCTTGTCAAGTCTGGAATTCGGGTTTTAATTTACAG TGGAGATCAAGATTCTGTTATTCCACTAACGAGTACACGGACACTGGTGAGCGGATTGGCAAAGGACTTGGGGCTACAAACGAATGTGCCTTACAGAGTCTGGTTTGAAGAAAAACAG GTTGCTGGATGGACGCAAGTATACAGTGACACCTTATCTTACGCTACCATAAGAGGAGCAGGCCATGAAGCTCCAATTTCGCAGCCAGAGAGATCACTACTTCTATTTACTTCATTTCTGACAGGAAAGCCATTGCCAAAAGCCTGA